Genomic window (Musa acuminata AAA Group cultivar baxijiao chromosome BXJ1-9, Cavendish_Baxijiao_AAA, whole genome shotgun sequence):
taagcaagagtatgaaggcagtttgcagttatggtaaagctcaaaacgtaaacgcaatctgaaatatgatgatcgtacgaaaaagcagatttacgtctaaacgctgattcgaaaagtaaaaggattgaaacccgatcgtaaaagcgtagaaggcagtaagcttcagaggaggtttgcagtaaagataatatgctcaaagtaaatgcaaaccgagatttagagtggtttggtcaatcttgacctactccacttttggcttcctccaccgacgaggtcaccgacgtcaactagaggccttccttcaataggcgaaggccaaccacccttttacagtttcactccttttgacgggcttaggaaacaacccttacagaaattttctctcctctctttacaactttgaacttggaagaacagagggagaagaactttgggctttacaacaattttgagctctaagaatcatagaaaaggatcaagatttcggtgtttttttgctacctttcagtgctgaatgagtggggtatttataggccccaacccagttcaaatttggagctcaaaactgtcaattcccggaattccgggatcaggcggttgcacctcctgactaaagcggttgcaccgcttggtagagctcgaagactgagcctctgggcggtgctacctctgtcaggggcggttgcacctcctgaccgagctcgaagaccgagctcaggcggttgcacctcctgactgaggcggttgcaccgcctggcagagctcgaagactgagctcaggcggtgccacctcttgtcaagggaggttgcaccgcccagtctcgctcggagactgagccccaggcggtgccaccgcctggctggggcggttgcacctcccagtctcgctcggagactacgcccaggcggtgcaacctcctgccttgggcgattcaaccgcctggcagaaatcagggtccgaatgggttgatccattcggccgatttgggtttttcaggagcccaattgccccaagattaagttaatgggatcacctcccatttccaacttaatcaatgtgctaactatgattattccttaagacatttactgcagcttgctccggtgcgtcaatcgcttcttccggcgagcttccggttaacttccgtcgatcatccgatgaaccctcggtgatgctcctgcggacttccggcaaactcctggacttgcgacgatacacttggcaagttccgacgagcttctttggcaagcttatggacttctcggatttattcccgcagaacctccgacgactgtccaaacttccgtcgagctctcgaactcccaacgtgatcattgtcatgactccggcgcaactcctactacatgtcttactttcatcgtagttaatcctgcacacttatctcaacatataggttagacaacaaatgacaattgacttcatcatcaaaatccgagattcaacatatctcatcacccaattaattcctcttgatacttggaatattttaaaatgtgatcttgataagaatgtttcaagttgctctttgtgctatatcttttcaaatgaatcttgatcgtgaacttgttaagaagaattttaatgaaccatgaatcatatctttggtattcatgaattgatatccttaaaagcatcgcactaaaaaatttaatgcgatgcttttaaggatatcaacctattttttatacaaagcatggtaagagtaattttgttgcaagttttcgaagttttgcactttttgcttctttttacaggcaagatctttcttctctttttgagaagtgcaagcttgcaagttttacttccttagcatgctaggaagtttactttcattttcaatgcacaagctagcaaaaccttctccccctttatcaaagtcaaaagaaAGGgatgactcaatggctaaaaatttcaaccattcaataagctaaatatgcaaagaattcatgaaatatatcaatgaggatcaattcatgaataccaaagatatgattcatggttcattaaaattcttcttaacaagttcacgatcaagattcatttgaaaagatatagcacaaagagcaacttgaaacattcttatcaagatcacattttaaaatattccaagtatcaagatgaattaattgggtgatgagataaatatttcatgaatacatggaattgtataaaaaatcatatcataagtgtttcatacattcatatcatcacatgaaggaatataaacaaaaattagtgatgagatattacttcatgaatacaataaaattcatatagcatatcatggtttattagaattagtcttccttttagtGAATAgcgaaaagaatagtaggagagcaagatctcaattcatgcacgtcAAATATtcgatcatcaaaatcatgattcatctagaaaattctcctctttaaatattcaaagagagaatcatgatgaacattcttggtttacataaagtttcaaaacataattatcaagatcatgaatactaaaagactatgaaacatttcgacaaatctccttttaaatagaaaacaatcttgattcataaaggatttcatgttataaatttcaagagatcaagatcgtgatttcgataaaaatttattcaaatttaaatcatcaaaatcattatcaaagtccaagagattcacaaagatgatacaaatggattcatcaaaatcaataagatcaagctccctactcattctcggctagttccggtagcattcccgacgaaccttcggactttcgtcgaactctcgaactcacaacaaatccttcgcgcttgactccgacactttgtttcgctttatgtcttcgtcattatcgtagttaatcctgcacacacaagccaaaactctactccgatctagacaattattacaaagcgaattgacattctgttgccctgcacgtcattggttggcgcttagtccgattcttcggcgcatcgtcctctcttgcggcttgttgcccaatcggcggttgacctccgcaaccccgatatccttggtgtaattccgctcctagcccgatgcccgacgtccgaagccttctgccatccaatatcctaacgtgatctcctccggcgcaacgtcaattcctccttagtagacctgcatcactcaaaatgcagttaaacatctaaacacaatcaattagtttcatcatcaaaattcgagattcaacaccaccgcctagaccacttgggagactaagtctcccaagcggtgccaccaccggctaagctttcagcatcctggttgggccatgAATCCGGCCGAAACCAGcctaactttgggcccaattggcccctaacagagttgatgggattacctcccaatcccaactccaattatatgctaactacgatttctaagacatattctaagcaaaataagtctggtttcttccggcatgcttccaatgaacttccgacgatcacttggcaatgttccaacggactcctagtaagctcttggacttcacgattatcttcttagcgagttccaacgagcttctttggcaagctcctagacttctcggtcaattccggcagaactttcgatgaacgtccggacttccaaccaactctcaaactcctaatgaaatcgtgttcttgactccgagacttcattttactttatgccttgctatcgtagttaatcctgcacacataaaacacacttcgatctagataattattactaagcatgaatcatgttgtccggcatgtcattggtcaatcgacgcttcgtccgattcttcggcgcatcgtcatctcttTTAGTCTATTgcgcaatcggccagttgacctccgtaactctgatatccttggcacaatatccgctcttcttggcccgatgctcaaaaCCGTGGtcggaagccttttgtcgatacgtcaactgatTCTTCGgcataacgtccaatcttctaacatgtttcttcggcccaacatgattttttctgctttaaatgtctctccttgatcgaagtatcctgcgtcactcaaaacacatatcaaatcataaacacttagcaattggtttcatcatcaaaatacgagattcgacactattgggatgacggaatcactatctaacaataaggcatcataaaccatccaacattctgtgagcggatcaatcagtgaactcgttctctaatgagcacctacactgtatcttTAGTTGTCCTCccatgagcaactataagaccagctacctccatcgtttggatgggtatacagcacactagtctgtccggttatctcgatgtcccttttaggtatcctatgaccaggattatttagggtctatgtttaaaggtaaattggtctcattatcgtgatctcataatGATTagattctcattacacaaatctatggacatcacatctcattacacagatctcatcatgactatatatatatatatatatatatatatatatatatatatatatatatatatatatatatatatatatatatatatgcaataagcaatataaaatgataaaatatcaaatcaaaatataataagtaaaaagaatgcatatcatgtcatacgtatcatcactcacgtgattggcttgtacggTACCTATAACTAGCACTAGGAATATTAACAAATCCACCAGGaagttttgtcctcaaaggacctcatacatttgtataaacatAGTCCAAGGCATTATTTTCTTAAataaagtaggactagcaaaAGAAACTCTATATTATTTACTaactaaacaatcaatacaagggttcgaaCGTATACCTTTGGGGTTTGGCAATACCTCTCTTTTGGAAAAAACTTGCAATCCCTTCTCGCTTATGTGTCCCAATcatctatgccacaactccatgctaaagtctttctctatagcattcaaTTGCTCACCATAAACTTTAGCTTACAatctgtacaaagtatgatatttcttcccactagccacaataagagaacccttattaAGCTTCAATtttcctttgtgaaatctgctatcaaagtcttcatcatctagccttccaagtgaaattaaattcagccttaagTCAATCACATGTCTcatatccttaagtaccaacttgcaaccAAGGTTTGTCTTTATGTGgaaatcacccatgccaatgatgtttaTCGTGCCATAGATGCCCATCTTGATAATACCAAAATTTATAGACCTATAGGTAGCAAAGAACTCCCTCCATTGTGTAGGATGATAAGAAATACATGTATCGATCACCCACTCGAGATCTTAATACacacaagaaaaatatcatcaaaatgagACAAAATAAAATAATCATCACACTATACTATAGCTatggtattatcttttgactttgtAGGCTCTGtttccttttctcttttcttgctcttcttaggttgtttgCATTGattcttataatgtcctttctcaccataattgtaataaacaatatcttttcttgatcttgacttgcttctacccatacaTGAATCGCTTCTATCcttggactttgaccttcctctattctctaagataagtgACTATGAATTAATCTAAGATATTACTGAATTCTTTTttctcaacttctcattcaataaactacttgttacttgactcatggtgacaacaccatctagcgcaaaattactgagggaaatcactagtgtctcccaactttttaacaatgaattgagaagtaataatacatacaactcatcatcaagagatattttcataaaggataactggttaatgatactctgtatttcattcaaatgctcaacaatagaagcgtcttttttatattttagattcacaagttttctgatcaagaaagctttgtcGCTAgccatttttctttcatagagacattcCAACTTTTTACAAAGAGAGTTTGGAGAACTTTCAGTAGTTATGAGCTACTAAAATGTCTTTCAATAGTGGCTCGATGACAATGCCTTTCATCGTTAAACCtgactgtttttcgatctaacatctTCCATTCATTATTTGTCATAGTTGTGgcctttgcactatccccttgcgaaGGTCTATATAAATCATTACAATATAttagatcttttatttttttatttttaaatcatctaattgtttctattcaagctaatcatgcgagaaatactaCCGACCTTAATGTTTGAACACAAAAATTAAATACTACCAAAAACctagctctaatactaattgatgggacaaaaagagaactttgtatataaacaaatacaaGTAGGCTGTAACACACAGCATAATTAAacaaaaatcacaatcaaatagaacactaagatttacgtgaaaaaccccGCCAACATGAAGGATAAAAACCATAGGACAAGCTGGAGAAaattcactataaaaataataaatatacaaatctcaaagtcTCTTACCCAAAACtcaagcaacaatcataagaaaataattgaaatatAAGAATTATGTTACTATacataatatctaaaatctccccaAGTGATCACAACAAGAATCTATTATAAATCTGATCTAACCTAAGGTGAAAATATTATCTGGATGATTAAAAATAGTCTCAGCATTatctttgtcttcttctttttttctcttattttttttgccCTCAACTGCTACTGCTACTTCTCTCTTTTTCATAGTCACCGCTATCCTCCGTTTTTTATCATAGTTGTCACACATCTTAATTAAAAGAGTTAAAGTTTAGGTTAAATAAGAAGAATGGGCTATGGGTTACTAAAGCCCACTATGAACTAAATGAATGGGCTATCTACCTAACATTCTTCATCGGATTGAAGTTGGTATACATGGAAACTCTAATTGACATTAATATGAGTTCacaaaaaattacatatttatctcttttaaataataatttttatatttaacttTTCTGATCCAATTTTGTTATTTCTTAATGTTCATGATACCCTAAATCTATTACTTAAATTAGTGTTCTGTTGAGGCCtagttttgatttaaaaaaaaagggaataaGAATTGTTATCTAATAGAAATAAGATTTCTAACGCACACAAAAATATATGTAGCAATGTTTTTAATTTCCAGTACGAGGGTATGTCTCAGATCGATATAAAACTGAATTGTACTGATATACCAAGGTTTGCaaaagtatgaaaaaaaaaatgatgaaatatttttaacaATTACTGACTGGTAAAGGTCTTGTGCTATATGTACGTACCATCTAATTTATCATAGGATTTTGATGACCTCGgatacaatctattctatattttATTAGTGACTTGCATGACTATGACAAAAATTATAATTCCTTTTGCACCTCAATGTTTTGTTCGTTTATATGATTGCACGTTTTAGAACCCTCTTCACATCACGAGAGAACTCCACGCTATCCACGAGAGAAAAAGAACtactttttattttatgtttcttaTTTGTTGCATGTGTTTCATACTGACCATTAGTGGTAAGAGGGATATGTGATCTCTGACATCAGACATTATATTGACTGAGATATGTTTTCAGTGACTGAAGGCATTAAGATTATTTGATGGTGAGTaggaatttataataataataatgataataataataataatattctgaCCCGTATCTGTTGTCAGGTTCTGACGACAAACTGGTTGTGTCACATATAATCTCTGTAGTCATGTTCTTGAATTATTCTGCACACACAACCAATTAGCATGCCAACAAATTTTGACCTTCATCTCCATCAAGTCAAAACTAAAATGAACACATGATCGGGAAGGGCCAACCAAGGAGAAACACAGAGGTGACACAGGCAACAAACATCAAAGGCTTCCTTGTGCATTTTCTACATTTAGATGAAACATAACAATCAAGCCGCTAATTAACCCAACTGATTTGTCTTCAAACCACTCATCTCGGTAATAAGAAAAAATTaactcagaatatatatatatatatactctctatTATGCACGACCTAATCCTTTAGACTGATCATTTTTTGGCAGAGGTGCATCTCCCATGCCAGCTTCCGCTCTCATCTCAACAGCTGCCCTGACTTCTGCCCTCTCACTCCACCCCGTGCAGAAgacctcctccatctcctccaGAGACCTGCCTTTCGTCTCAgggcagcagcagaagcagaagATCCAAGCCAGGATCGCCATGCCTGCATACAAGAAGAAGGCCCCTCCTATGGTGATGGCCTTGTACAGCGATATGAAGGTCATGGAGATTACTCCGTTCATCAGCCTGTTCACCGCCACCCCCAAGCTTGCCCCCTGCGCCATCAACCTTAGCGGAAAGATCTCCGAGCTGTAGACCCATGTCACCACCCCCAGGCCGCTGGAGAAGAAAGCCACGAACATGAACACGGAGGCGATGACCACGGCGATGGCCCAAGCCGACCGCTCCTCGCTGTGCTCTACCATGGTCAGCCCGAACCCCATGCCCGAGAGGAACACCAGCATCCCCGCCAAGCTTGTCAGCAGCAGCGGTCGCCTCCCTACCTTGGTAATGAAGATGAAGACGGTCTTGGTCACCCCCACTCCCATGGTGACAAACAGGAGCTTGCCCCTGCCGCTAATCCCCGCCTTCCTGAAGATGAGCGGGCTGTAGAGCACCACCGCCTCGATCCCCGTCGCGTGGTCGAAGAAGTGGATCCCGACGGCGGCGATCAGGATGCGCCTCACCGGGAGTGTCGGCCGGAGCAGCAGGTCCTTCCACACGCCCTTCCCGCGGTGCTCGCTGCTGGTGTGGACGACATCATCGGTGCAGCCGCCGTCGATCCCCGCGGCCGCCTTGATGTCCCGCAGCCGCAACTCCGCCTCCTCCCTCGTATTCGACACCCGTACCAGCACGTCCTTGGCGTCCTTGATGCGGCCGTGCATGACCAGCCACCGCGGCGACTCCGGCATGGCCAGGATGGCGATAGCCAGCACGACGGACGGCACGGCCGCGATGCCCAGCATCAAGCGCCATCCGTACATCAGCGGCATCTTCGAGAGGCTGTAGTTGGAGACGTAACCGAGCAAGATGCCGAAGCTGATGCAGATCTCCGGGAGGGAGGTGATGAAGCCCCGGGTGGAGGGCGAGGCGATCTCCGCGGAGTACACCGGGGCGACCATCAGTGCGTAGCCGACTCCGACGCCCGCGATGCACCGCCCGGAGAACAGCATCGCGTAGTCGAGTCCCAACCCCATCAAGATCGAGCCGAGAAGGAAGATGAGGGAGGCCAAGACGATGGTGTAGCGCCGTCCGATCGAGTCCGAGACCCGCCCGGCGGTCAACGACCCGACCAACGCGCATATGTTCATTATTCCGGCGAGCATCTGCACCTCACCGTCCTTGATCTTGAGGTCTTCCTCCATGAAGAGCATGGCGCCGCTCATGACCCCGGTGTCTACACAGGCACTCGGTCATCAGCGCATGCACGCATGAATGCGCGTAGCGTTGAACCACACGAAAACCATCAAAGGGAAGGATGAAGAGACTACCGTAGCCCATCAGGATGGAGATGATGGAAGCTATGATGGCACAAGCACAGGCGAAGTTGTTCTTCCTTTCCCTCGCTTCTCTTGCCAACCCAGTGATCTCTACATGTCCCTCCATCTCCGCTACACAGATCTTATACGCAGAACAGAACAAACACAGGTATGCTGTTGATGAAGAGGTATGTATGTCTCTGTTGTCTCGTGTGGGTCATCTCTCGATTCACACAGTCGAAGAGAAACGGTGAGAGAGGCATCATCCATGGCGGGGTGTTGTTCTTAAGGACGTGAGTGAGCTAAGGAGTGAGGCAGAGAGCCACAAGACATCCGATCTCTCCGCAAGATTCGAAAACTTAGGGAGCTCCTGAGAAATCCCAGCCGCTACAAATAAATACAATTAGTGCGGCTCTCCCCGTTGATTGGTCGTTATCCACTGTGTCCAAATTCCAACCCCACCGTTCAAAAAAGAGGTTTCCCTTGTGATGAAGTCATGTGACCAAACGATCAACCATTCGAGTAAATGGCCTTGGCCTTGACTTTTACAAGTTTCTGAAAATTCATTGAatataaacaaacaaacaaacaaaaaaaggaaatatCATATTTCGCCTTCCCGCCCGATTCTACTATTAGAAGATGCTTATCGCCTGAAAAATTTAGATCTGATATGAATAATAGATCATATAAACGGTCATCTCTCGATCGTTGGGCTCAAATGATTAACCCCAACTATCCCATATAAAACCACTGTATTCATTGGACaaaatgatcattgtataattaaAAATTGAAAAAAGATATATTTGCCCCTTCCAACATCCACATAGCAGTTAGTTTTGAaggtatttaaaaataaataaataaaaaccctataaatatccctcaaatctcttATTCTTCCCCCACGGATTGGATTAAGTATTCATTGAACTTTTAATGCTCTTAAGCTTTCTCTTAAACTCTTAAACTATTTTCTTGATCCGATGGCAAATGGAATCCACCTCTTTGCTACTAAGGAGGTTTTCGAAAATCCGATCATGGTAATTCAAAAAAAGCTAACATATCAACATCGATACCGATACAACGACGAAACTGAAGTTAAATATAGTTCAAGAAGGCTCACAACGTACATTCTCTTTCCATGTCATATATGATTAATGTGGTCGAAATTTCAAATCCAAAAGAGGAGGATATTGAACATTCTAAAAAGCATATTAAGAAGAAACATTCAACACAAATAGATATGGATAGGAGTCAATCGTAAATTTTTAGCTATCCTACTTCTCCcgctttttatttttctattaaaaaaatcatgaagCATTATCTCGATTAATTACCGTTGaatatttatcttttaatttTAGTAAAAAAGTTAGTTAGATTTGTTGATTATTGTCAAGAGACTTTAAATCCTGTCGCACAAGAAGCTTTCTGTACCACTCTTACTCGCACATTACATAatctttataaaattaaaaaaagatttataaaaaatttttTAGCTTTGGAGTTATCATTATATAGAAGTTACTTATTATTAGATAGACCGTGATCGGACGATACAAAATGCATTATTCCTTTTAGAGTTTTGGATGAATGACATACAACTAATAATATTTatagaaacataaaaataattttagaaaatattatttaatattttttctattaatttTGATAATGCATTGGCAAATACTACTTCTATTCTCAAATTACAAACAATTTGTCAAGCTACTTTTAGTGGCATCTTTGTTCACGTTAGATGTGTATATAGTATTTTGAATTTATGTATACAAGATGGACATAGATCTCTTGAAACTTTTCTCTCCTATTAAGCAAGCTATTTCATGTTTTGGGACCATCCACAAGTAATGAAAGAATAGAAAGTTAAATAACAAAATATTCAAAAGATTTTCTAAAGATGTTCCTACCTTATAAAAGTTTACACATGAATTACTTAAATATTCTTTTAGATGTAAAAATTATCATACACTTTTATTATAAGTAATATTAGGCAAGTTAGTTTATGTCCATAACATTGGAATGCGTGTGAaagaacttaaaaattttaaaaaattttaataatgcAACATATACTGTATCAATTATCCTACTAAACATTTTTTTTAGTTGTTTGTATTAATATTATTGGTGCATAGAAGAATATGAAAATTATAATGATTTAAGTATGACAATAATGGCTGTAAAATTAAAAAGGAGATTATcctagaaaatatatatatttttggataTTTTCATATGGTAACACCCTTTTTCATTATTCCAAAATAGTCActcatattttaaaaatatccctCCAAAAGTTGTcatctgatttttcttttttttataagcaTATTAGTGACCAGTCCATAGTATGGATCAGTCCATATGGATAGACCAGTCAGTTTGGTGTAATGGGAGTGGTTCAGTGAAAAACACTGTTTAGGATTTAGCTTCTCTAATTTATCTCTTTTGTTACAAAAACACCTATCAAACTCTCCTCTCTTTGCTCTCTAGTTCCGAGCTCTAATAGGGTATCTTCCCTCGAAGAAATCGCGGTGCTTTCCGATCTTTCATATATTGTATTTTCTCACATATAGTGTTATGGGTTTTTACCCCATCCAATCCATTACATTATTAGAGATGTAAGTATAATCAAGATATGTCATTAATTTCATCAAGTTATATTTGTTTAAAGATTGTTGAGAAGATGTATATGTTGAATAATTTAGCCTTTACAGTGTTTTTCTGTTTAGTTTACAGTGATTTCTGAAATAAGAACACTGtaaattaaaaaatactataagagATAAATCATTCATTCATTTATTTTGTaagtatttttatataataacaaTAGTAAGGCATACTTATCGTCATTTATTTCATAGCTTTTAATGTATAAACCAGAATGAATGTAAGTATAGTTACAGTGTTTTTATGAATATCAATGAAAATACTGTAAACACTTCTTTAAAATACTTTAAAGATCTcttagaaattatatatatatatatatatatatatatatggattttaTGAATATCCTAGTGTAATTTTTTGGATTTTATTTatgaagaaaaatgaatgcttcatTATGTTTTAATGTtaattttatagtgtttttagatTAACATTCAAAACACAATATATTCTTCATAAAAACACAATATGTTCTTCATAAAAATACTTTGATGTAAATAATATCCTTTTGTAATTGTTTAGATGTTATGTACAGTGATGAACTGAAGAATCACATAAATGAaacatttatagtgtttttatgttGGTGTTATGGTGTTCAATAATAACAAATCAAAACACTATAACGATATAGTTGAATCCATTTTTTGGAATCTATGATTCAAATGATGGTCTAGtgcaattttatttatatatatatatatatatatatatatatatatatatatatatatatatatatatatatatatatatatatatatatatatatatatatatatatatatatatatatatatatatatacaaacggtACTTTAATTACTCAGCATTATGGAAATATTATCTTTATAGTATTTTATGTTATCTTTCAAAGTTTTAAAAATACCAACGAAAACACTGTAAACATTAAAAACACTATAATGTTTTCTTTTAGTGATTTAATACAAACCAAAACACTGTAAACACTTCATAAAACTgtgtaatgattttttttttaatcgcttTTATGGAATCCATGATGCAAATGATATTCTAGTATAATTGTGTGTATGGAATATAGTGTAATAAATGGAcaaattatagaaatatttttatgatatctttatagTGTTTTATATATACGAATGAAAACACTAGAAAcacttcataaaaataatatcttttgttcCAATTTTTTGGACTCCATAATGTAAATTGTATCCTAGTGCAATTGTATATATATTAGGTACTATAATTACTTGAAGCttaacaaaaatattatctttatagtgtttttattttatttttataatgctTTAAAAATATGAACGAAAATACAGTAAACACATCATAAAAACACTATAACGTTATCTTTTAATCGCCATTACGGAATCCATAATGCAAATAATATCCTAGTACAATTGGATATATGCTAGG
Coding sequences:
- the LOC135594095 gene encoding probable polyol transporter 6 yields the protein MGYDTGVMSGAMLFMEEDLKIKDGEVQMLAGIMNICALVGSLTAGRVSDSIGRRYTIVLASLIFLLGSILMGLGLDYAMLFSGRCIAGVGVGYALMVAPVYSAEIASPSTRGFITSLPEICISFGILLGYVSNYSLSKMPLMYGWRLMLGIAAVPSVVLAIAILAMPESPRWLVMHGRIKDAKDVLVRVSNTREEAELRLRDIKAAAGIDGGCTDDVVHTSSEHRGKGVWKDLLLRPTLPVRRILIAAVGIHFFDHATGIEAVVLYSPLIFRKAGISGRGKLLFVTMGVGVTKTVFIFITKVGRRPLLLTSLAGMLVFLSGMGFGLTMVEHSEERSAWAIAVVIASVFMFVAFFSSGLGVVTWVYSSEIFPLRLMAQGASLGVAVNRLMNGVISMTFISLYKAITIGGAFFLYAGMAILAWIFCFCCCPETKGRSLEEMEEVFCTGWSERAEVRAAVEMRAEAGMGDAPLPKNDQSKGLGRA